Proteins found in one Salvia splendens isolate huo1 chromosome 10, SspV2, whole genome shotgun sequence genomic segment:
- the LOC121751899 gene encoding probable alpha-mannosidase At5g13980 produces the protein MAAFGVLAMVLSVCFVVEGKYIVYNTSAGVVPGKINVHLVPHTHDDVGWLKTVDQYYVGSNNSIQGACVQNVLDSLIPALLADKNRKFIYVEQAFFQRWWRQQSDEMKETVKMLVSSGQLEFINGGMCMHDEAAAHYIDMIDQTTLGHWYIKRDFNVTPRIGWQIDPFGHSAVQAYLLGAEVGFDALYFARIDYQDRAKRSAEKKLEVIWQGSKSHGSSSQIFTGAFYAGNYEPPTDFYYEVNDDSPIVQDDIELFDYNVQERVDAFVAAAYFQANVTGTNHIMWTMGTDFKYQYAHTWFRNMDKLIHYVNQDGRVSALYSSPSIYTDVKHALDESWPPKLDDYFPYADRIDGYWTGYFTSRPTSKGFIRELSGYYLAARQLEFFRGRNKSGPTTDSLADALAIVQHHDAVSGTAKQHVADDYAKRLSIGYEESKDVVAASLGCLTQSPLSSECKSPVTTFNQCPLLNISYCPATEVDLSVGKKIVVLVYNPLGWKRTSVVRIPVINKNLSVSDSTGKLILSQLLPIVNASLSMRKFYASAYTGESPSSVAKYWLAFTAVVPPLGFSTYVISSGQSSVSTKFVPNSFDTGGIEVGQGNLKLIYSGNDGKLMKYINGRNSVNVSLEQSYSYYVGSTDELQASGAYIFRPNGTHTIQSEEKIPLTVFRGPLYDEVHQRFSSWVYQTTRVYKEKEHAEVEFTVGPISIDDGNGKEIVTKLKTMIGNNKTFYTDSNGRDFLERIRDYRADWDLQVNQPIAGNYYPINLGIYIKDESTEMSVLVDRSVGGSSIIDGEVEIMLHRRLLHDDGRGVDEALNETVCALDTCTGLTVQGKYYLRLDQLGEGSKWRRSFGQEIYSPFLLAFSEQDDKWTNFPTPTFSAMDPSYSLPDNVAIITLQELQDSAVLLRLAHLYEVGEDKDLSSLATVELKRVFPHRKINKIKEMSLSANQERAEMERKRLSWKVEGSDTGHRSDSRGALVDPVKLVVELAPMEVRTFILDLDSDIVQYSTR, from the exons ATGGCTGCATTTGGGGTTTTAGCGATGGTCttgagtgtgtgttttgtgGTGGAGGGGAAGTACATAGTTTACAACACCTCGGCAGGCGTTGTGCCTGGGAAGATTAACGTGCATTTGGTTCCTCACACGCACGATGATGTCGGGTGGTTGAAGACTGTTGATCAATACTATGTTGGATCGAATAACTCCATCCAG GGCGCCTGTGTGCAGAATGTGTTGGATTCATTGATTCCAGCGCTGTTGGCTGATAAAAACCGGAAATTCATTTATGTTGAACAG GCGTTTTTTCAGCGGTGGTGGAGACAGCAGAGCGATGAAATGAAGGAAACGGTCAAGATGCTAGTTAGCTCGGGTCAACTTGAGTTCAT AAACGGTGGTATGTGCATGCACGATGAGGCTGCAGCTCATTACATTGATATGATAGACCAGACAACACTAGGCCACTGGTACATTAAACGGGACTTCAATGTCACTCCAAGAATTGGTTGGCAGATAGACCCGTTTGGTCATTCTGCTGTACAGGCTTATCTTTTGGGAGCAGAG GTGGGATTCGACGCTCTATACTTTGCTCGTATTGATTACCAAGATAGAGCCAAGAGGAGTGCTGAGAAGAAGCTTGAGGTTATCTGGCAGGGTTCCAAAAGTCATGGTTCTTCCTCTCAG ATATTTACTGGCGCTTTTTATGCCGGAAATTATGAGCCTCCAACTGATTTTTATTATGAAGTCAATGATGATTCCCCCATTGTACAG GATGACATTGAGCTATTTGATTACAATGTTCAAGAACGTGTAGATGCTTTTGTAGCTGCTGCCTATTTTCAG GCTAATGTTACCGGTACAAATCATATAATGTGGACTATGGGAACAGATTTCAAATATCAATATGCACATACATGGTTCAGGAATATGGACAAGCTCATACACTATGTGAATCAA GATGGCCGTGTCAGTGCCTTATATTCGTCTCCATCCATATACACCGATGTGAAACATGCTCTGGATGAATCATGGCCTCCTAAACTTGATGACTACTTCCC GTATGCTGACCGTATAGATGGTTACTGGACTGGATATTTTACGAGTAGGCCTACCAGTAAAGGCTTTATTAGAGAGCTGAGTGGCTACTATTTG GCAGCAAGACAGTTGGAGTTCTTTCGAGGAAGAAATAAATCCGGCCCTACAACTGACTCCTTAGCTGATGCTTTGGCAATAGTACAACATCATGATGCAGTTTCAGGTACTGCTAAACAGCATGTGGCTGATGACTATGCAAAACGGCTTTCAATAGGTTATGAGGAG TCCAAGGATGTCGTAGCAGCTTCCCTTGGTTGTCTAACACAATCACCATTGTCTTCCGAATGCAAAAGTCCTGTCACAACCTTCAACCAG TGCCCGCTGCTGAATATAAGTTATTGTCCTGCAACAGAAGTTGATCTCTCTGTTGGGAAAAAAATA GTAGTACTTGTTTATAACCCTCTGGGGTGGAAAAGAACATCTGTTGTCAGGATTCCC GTCATCAACAAGAATCTCTCCGTATCAGATTCTACTGGAAAATTGATTTTGTCACAGCTTCTTCCTATAGTTAATGCTTCATTATCCATGAGAAAATTCTATGCTAGTGCATATACGGGTGAATCGCCTTCGTCCGTTGCCAAATACTGGCTTGCTTTCACAGCAGTAGTTCCACCTTTGGGTTTCAGTACTTATGTGATCTCAAGTGGTCAAT CTTCTGTTTCGACAAAATTTGTACCAAACTCCTTTGATACTGGTGGCATTGAAGTCGGGCAAGGCAATTTGAAGCTTATATACTCTGGAAATGATGGCAAGCTTATGAAATACATTAATGGAAGAAACTCG GTCAATGTGTCTCTTGAGCAATCCTATAGTTATTATGTTGGGAGTACTGATGAACTTCAG GCTTCTGGAGCATATATTTTTCGGCCAAATGGCACTCACACAATACAGTCTGAAGAAAAG ATTCCACTTACAGTATTTAGAGGCCCACTTTATGATGAAGTTCATCAGAGATTTAGTTCGTGGGTATATCAG ACTACAAGAGTTTACAAGGAGAAGGAACATGCCGAGGTTGAATTTACT GTTGGACCCATTTCCATAGACGATGGAAATGGAAAAGAGATTGTGACCAAACTCAAAACCATGATAGGAAACAACAAAACATTCTATACAGACTCAAATGGACGCGATTTTCTGGAACGG ATTCGAGACTACAGAGCTGACTGGGACCTTCAAGTCAACCAACCAATTGCTGGAAATTACTACCCT ATCAATCTTGGAATTTACATTAAAGACGAAAGCACGGAGATGTCAGTTTTGGTTGATAGGTCGGTTGGAGGATCAAGTATtattgatggtgaagtcgagaTAATGCTGCACAG GAGACTGCTACATGATGATGGTAGAGGTGTTGACGAGGCTCTAAATGAAACCGTCTGTGCTCTTGATACATGCACGGGTTTAACT GTCCAAGGAAAGTACTATCTCAGATTAGATCAACTCGGAGAGGGGTCCAAGTGGCGTCGGTCGTTTGGACAGGAGATATACTCACCTTTCCTTCTGGCCTTCAGTGAGCAG GATGATAAGTGGACAAATTTTCCAACACCAACTTTTTCAGCCATGGATCCTTCTTACAGCCTACCTGATAATGTCGCAATTATAACACTCCAG GAGCTTCAAGACAGCGCTGTTCTCCTCCGTTTGGCACATCTATACGAG GTTGGAGAGGACAAGGACTTATCTAGCTTGGCAACTGTGGAACTGAAGCGAGTTTTTCCACATCGGAAG ATCAACAAAATCAAGGAAATGAGTCTATCTGCCAACCAAGAAAGAGCAGAAATGGAGAGGAAAAGACTGTCTTGGAAAGTAGAAGGCTCTGACACAGGACATCGCTCTGATTCCAGAGGGGCCCTTGTAGATCCCGTGAAGTTGGTAGTCGAGCTCGCGCCCATGGAAGTACGGACATTCATCCTCGACTTAGACTCAGATATCGTCCAGTACTCCACGAGGTGA
- the LOC121751902 gene encoding magnesium protoporphyrin IX methyltransferase, chloroplastic-like, producing the protein MAFSSILYSPVHFPLREPRSHLPRSRQLSVAAALPPAADVAVVADAIDGTTIAVIGGGSVAALAAVLSLSDPEKRRQMQAEEVGGGDKEVVREYFNNDGFQRWRRIYGDGDDVNKVQRDIRLGHSMTVENVMKMLLDEGPLAGVTVCDAGCGTGCLSIPLAKEGAVVAASDISAAMVAEAEKQARNELLKGKEELPAGLVLPRFEVSDLESLNGKYDTVVCLDVLIHYPQNKADAMIAHLASLAEKRLILSFAPKTFYYDLLKRVGELFPGPSKATRAYLHAEADVESALQKAGWRIRKRGLTTTQFYFSRIVEAIPA; encoded by the exons ATGGCGTTTTCTTCTATCCTCTACTCCCCAGTCCACTTTCCCCTCCGAGAGCCTCGCTCCCACCTCCCCCGCAGCCGCCAGCTCTCAGTGGCCGCCGCCCTTCCGCCCGCCGCCGACGTCGCCGTGGTGGCCGACGCCATCGACGGCACCACCATTGCCGTAATCGGGGGCGGGTCCGTCGCGGCGCTGGCGGCGGTGCTCTCCTTGTCTGACCCCGAGAAGCGGCGGCAGATGCAGGCGGAGGAGGTGGGCGGCGGCGACAAGGAGGTGGTGAGGGAGTATTTCAACAACGACGGGTTCCAGCGGTGGCGGAGGATTTATGGAGACGGGGACGATGTGAACAAGGTGCAGAGGGATATCAGGCTCGGCCACTCCATGACTGTGGAGAATGTGATGAAGATGTTGCTGGATGAAGGGCCGTTGGCTGGCGTTACGGTGTGCGACGCCGGGTGTGGGACGGGCTGCTTATCCATTCCGCTCGCCAAGGAAGGGGCGGTCGTGGCCGCCAGCGATATCTCGGCCGCCATGGTTGCTGAGGCTGAGAAACAG GCCCGAAATGAGCTTTTGAAAGGAAAAGAAGAGCTTCCCGCTGGACTGGTCTTGCCAAGATTTGAAGTGAGCGACTTGGAGAGCTTGAATGGGAAGTATGACACTGTCGTCTGTTTAGATGTCTTGATACACTACCCACAAAACAAGGCGGATGCTATGATTGCACATCTCGCCTCTTTGGCTGAGAAGCGGTTGATTCTAAGTTTTGCCCCAAAAACGTTCTACTATGATCTGTTGAAGAGGGTGGGGGAGTTGTTTCCCGGACCTTCAAAGGCTACGAGAGCATATCTTCACGCTGAGGCTGATGTCGAGAGCGCGCTGCAAAAAGCTGGGTGGAGGATACGGAAGAGGGGGCTAACCACTACGCAGTTCTACTTTTCCCGAATTGTTGAGGCCATCCCTGCATAG
- the LOC121751903 gene encoding trihelix transcription factor ASR3-like, producing the protein MAAQGLQSPADSNKTPRHPRWSRQETLVLIEGKRLAEERGQNGRRSGSVFGSDQVEAKWDYVASHCRRNGVGRGPIQCRKRWSNLLSDFKKIRTWDSRVPQEEDESFWDMRSDSRRERKLPGFFDREVYEVLDRKDFVGSAYQLALVAVSPHENNVNGDSLDDEDGMVDSEEAEEEAEEVLVTSPGKENVQANDKTYTIPSPVPISEMRYKPSYTNQGTGNKNKNFRREEEFQEGAKKRKRSPSDCVKTDVDSILIKALERNNELLSAQLEDQKSSFQLAREQNKDQHELIVEALTKINAALEKIANKL; encoded by the exons ATGGCGGCGCAAGGACTCCAATCGCCCGCTGACAGCAACAAAACACCGCGACATCCTAGGTGGAGCCGACAGGAGACGCTGGTGCTCATAGAAGGTAAGAGGCTGGCAGAGGAGAGAGGGCAGAATGGGAGAAGATCTGGTTCGGTTTTCGGATCAGACCAGGTTGAGGCCAAATGGGACTACGTCGCGTCTCACTGCAGACGAAATGGAGTGGGCAGAGGGCCGATCCAATGCCGGAAGAGATGGAGCAATCTCCTCAGCGATTTCAAGAAGATACGGACATGGGATTCCCGTGTGCCACAAGAAGAAGACGAATCTTTCTGGGATATGAGGAGTGATTCTAGGAGGGAGAGGAAGCTTCCTGGTTTCTTCGACCGAGAAGTGTATGAGGTGTTGGATAGGAAGGATTTCGTAGGATCTGCATATCAGCTTGCGTTGGTCGCAGTGAGTCCACATGAGAACAATGTCAATGGTGACAGCTTAGACGACGAGGATGGGATGGTGGACAGTGAGGAGGCCGAGgaggaggcagaggaggtgCTCGTCACAAGCCCGGGAAAGGAAAACGTTCAAGCAAATGACAAAACATACACAATCCCATCCCCAGTGCCTATATCAG AGATGAGATATAAGCCATCATATACAAATCAAGGTACTGGAAACAAGAACAAGAATTTCAGGAGAGAGGAAGAGTTTCAAGAAGGCGCGAAGAAGAGAAAGCGGTCACCAAGTGACTGTGTAAAAACTGATGTCGACAGCATACTGATCAAAGCTCTAGAGAGAAACAATGAACTGCTGAGTGCACAGCTCGAAGATCAGAAGTCAAGTTTCCAGTTAGCCCGAGAACAGAATAAGGACCAGCATGAACTAATAGTCGAAGCACTTACCAAGATCAATGCTGCTCTAGAAAAAATTGCAAATAAACTGTAA